The following are from one region of the Girardinichthys multiradiatus isolate DD_20200921_A chromosome 9, DD_fGirMul_XY1, whole genome shotgun sequence genome:
- the nhsa gene encoding Nance-Horan syndrome protein isoform X3: MPMYPSPLIEQKQDSRGKGLTVFDSTRSSSPTECCRLSPWRRKAAPTDPDTDGVALGHRSKSPIPNTPSTLDKQTNWSRALPLPTPEERMKTNSQVIASCIIPINVTGVGFDRDASVRCSLVHSQSLLQRRRKLRRRRTVAGIPRQVQQDFDFDERTVIVHTTADISPTEELTIHLTTRDSGCQTEDFLISGAPSRRRIRVQRSQGVSLLLSHSAGNISYLPDSPDTMFSGSVGARLRSRSLPRDSSRMMMIMMDNEHNDSDEEDELAPFNSEAFLPGHNEMIMKEEEESTDDQAMSGRQLGGQKYTQLSESPECSWMEHTRAQLPRKADMGSCEISSSSDTFSSPVHSVSAAGVLGSQMDHKDDHQSSSGNWSGSSSTCPSQTSETIPPAASPPLTGSSHCDSELSLNAATHAVEDQTIFMLDNYQGLRTQRAGSFSSAVMDILEEVGVSTPVEGEWDYPHAEPSHSQDLSPEAGREAGSSLGCPSFTSMATCESSFSDKPPSEKADTVSYYSVDTEGYYTSMHFDCGLKGSKSFTYNYAHTGSDCGLSDLSGHLTVGRRCLSLRKAKVKPSPPKRSSSLRKICSEGNIPDKREPKIKYRQPLSLSHEERKMQLALSESEGHIENPSPVQQPLEVWGIEGTSDLTDLGVLSSKDAHSFKDNGIVQSDYADLWLLNDLKSSDPYRSLSNSSTATGTTVIECIKSQESSESQTSQSDSGATTPSLPSAEGEFKLNSPDKLAGLASPSSGYSSQSETPTSSFPYTFFPGPLSPASGKRKPKVPERKSSLSSLSLQARSGRDIATSKKDLELPMIPPSHFDLNALHSPSNKDLAYTNQLINHHPIKQKDVLNAKPVSSPNVESFNAHSMSITPSVLQKVQLRSISKQLEDLHENKATSRLQCPSGISTSSTSLDLKTPSLRSAHNDHVSSNSSMQVSNEGEMCNTSREIFSASTAAVGLQSEACLDQKGSKITQTLTVHEAQQRSESPVTSVCSGESSPHMEGSAQQHTKLPEAEICSCSPVLHSSPKRSNCLDKVPATDSPLETSQESSISNEGRNEGGNDLSGVSAKSASQNGKEESTEEAEDCFSKDCTASDNSTSSQHDESKKEDDGVFLSPTKSRTTEDLFAMIHRSKRKVLGRMDSTELATRTRLSASSGNTTPSNNVSSPVSVASPAPAVTPPAPHRVSGPIYRNAKKSSTSNEDFKLLLLKKGSRSDSSYRMSAAEILKSPITPKSPGDFLAESPRSSEEPASPLQELLLDQEQLSSPYPKANAEGFSPKSFLTSAASRQGRSRIPPPASSSRYSARSRLYSSPMQAISEGETENSDGSPHDDHST; encoded by the exons ATGCCCATGTACCCCTCCCCTCTCATCGAGCAGAAGCAAGACAGTCGGGGCAAAGGTTTGACTGTG TTTGACTCCACCCGCTCCTCCTCCCCCACCGAATGTTGCCGCCTCTCTCCCTGGAGAAGAAAG GCTGCGCCTACTGACCCCGACACTGACGGGGTGGCTTTAGGTCACCGGTCCAAGTCTCCCATCCCTAACACCCCTTCCACCCTGGACAAGCAGACTAACTGGTCTAGAGCTCTGCCGCTGCCCACCCCGGAGGAGAGGATGAAAACCAATTCCCAAGTCATCGCCTCATGCATCATTCCTATTAATGTGACCG GGGTTGGCTTTGACAGAGATGCTAGTGTCCGCTGTTCACTCGTTCACTCACAGTCTTTGCTTCAGAGGAGGCGGAAGCTGAGGAGACGGAGGACAGTCGCCGGTATTCCCAGACAGGTGCAGCAGGATTTTG ACTTTGATGAGCGGACAGTCATTGTTCACACCACTGCTGATATATCTCCCACTGAGGAGCTGACCATCCATCTGACCACCAGAGACTCAGGTTGCCAGACCGAAGACTTTCTTATCTCAGGAGCGCCGTCTCGGAGAAGGATCAGGGTCCAGAGAAGTCAGGGAGTGTCACTCCTACTCTCCCACTCAGCAGGCAACATCTCCTACCTGCCTGACAGTCCTGACACCATGTTTTCTGGCTCAGTGGGAGCCCGGCTACGGTCACGGAGTCTGCCCAGAGACAGCAGCAgaatgatgatgataatgatggACAATGAGCATAATGAcagtgatgaagaggatgagCTGGCCCCCTTTAACTCTGAGGCTTTCCTACCTGGACACAATGAGATGATAatgaaagaggaagaagagagcaCCGATGACCAGGCCATGTCCGGGCGGCAGCTGGGGGGCCAGAAGTACACGCAGCTGTCGGAGAGTCCAGAATGCAGCTGGATGGAGCACACCAGGGCTCAGCTACCCAGGAAAGCCGACATGGGCAGTTGTGAAATCTCATCCAGTTCGGACACCTTCAGCAGCCCTGTTCACTCTGTCTCAGCTGCAGGGGTGCTGGGAAGTCAGATGGACCATAAGGACGACCACCAGTCCTCCAGCGGGAACTGGAGTGGGAGCAGCTCCACCTGCCCCTCTCAGACCTCAGAAACAATCCCCCCTGCAGCCTCCCCTCCCCTGACCGGCTCCTCGCACTGTGACTCTGAGTTGTCCCTTAATGCTGCCACTCATGCTGTGGAAGACCAGACCATCTTCATGCTAGACAACTACCAAGGCCTCAGAACCCAGCGAGCAGGCTCCTTCTCCTCAGCAGTTATGGATATACTAGAGGAGGTGGGAGTGAGTACACCCGTGGAGGGGGAGTGGGATTACCCTCATGCAGAGCCGTCTCACTCTCAGGATTTAAGCCCTGAAGCAGGCAGGGAGGCTGGTAGCAGCCTAGGCTGCCCCAGCTTCACCAGCATGGCCACCTGCGAGAGCAGCTTCTCcgacaaacctccatcagagaAAGCAGACACTGTCTCTTACTACTCTGTGGACACCGAAGGTTACTACACCTCCATGCACTTTGACTGCGGTCTGAAAGGTAGCAAAAGCTTCACctacaactatgcacacacagGTTCTGACTGCGGTTTGTCTGATTTAAGTGGCCATCTGACAGTGGGGAGACGCTGCCTCTCCTTAAGAAAAGCAAAGGTGAAGCCGTCCCCGCCAAAGAGGAGTTCCTCCTTGAGGAAAATATGCAGTGAGGGAAACATCCCCGACAAGAGAGAACCAAAGATTAAATACAGACAGCCGCTGTCTCTGTCGCATGAGGAGAGGAAAATGCAGCTGGCTCTATCCGAATCAGAGGGTCACATAGAAAACCCTTCACCAGTGCAACAGCCCCTCGAGGTCTGGGGGATTGAAGGCACATCAGATCTTACTGATTTAGGTGTTTTAAGCTCCAAAGATGCACATTccttcaaggacaatggcattGTGCAGTCAGACTATGCAGATCTTTGGCTTCTAAATGATTTAAAGTCCAGTGATCCCTATCGATCGTTATCAAACTCTAGCACAGCCACAGGTACAACTGTAATCGAGTGCATCAAGTCACAGGAAAGCTCAGAGTCCCAGACATCCCAGTCTGACTCCGGAGCCACCACCCCTTCACTTCCATCTGCAGAAGGCGAGTTCAAGTTGAATTCCCCAGATAAGCTGGCGGGACTGGCAAGCCCATCTAGTGGTTATTCCAGCCAGTCTGAAACCCCCACCTCCTCGTTCCCCTACACTTTCTTTCCTGGACCACTGTCACCAGCCAGTGGGAAGAGAAAGCCCAAAGTCCCAGAGAGGAAGTCCTCTCTTTCCTCTCTGTCTCTGCAAGCACGATCCGGCAGGGACATAGCAACCTCGAAGAAAGACCTGGAGCTGCCGATGATTCCTCCTTCTCATTTTGACTTAAATGCCCTTCACAGTCCAAGCAACAAGGACTTAGCTTACACGAACCAGTTAATAAACCATCACCCAATCAAACAAAAAGATGTGCTGAATGCCAAACCTGTTAGTTCACCAAACGTAGAGTCCTTCAATGCCCACTCTATGTCCATAACACCCTCAGTGCTACAAAAAGTGCAGCTTCGATCCATCAGCAAGCAGCTTGAAGACCTGCACGAGAACAAAGCAACTTCGAGACTCCAGTGTCCGTCTGGGATCTCAACCAGCAGTACATCCTTAGATCTCAAGACTCCCTCACTGCGCAGCGCTCATAATGATCATGTTTCATCAAACAGCTCAATGCAAGTATCAAATGAAGGGGAGATGTGTAACACAAGCAGAGAGATATTTTCAGCGAGCACGGCAGCTGTTGGACTGCAGTCAGAAGCATGTTTAGACCAGAAAGGTTCTAAAATCACCCAGACACTGACTGTTCATGAAGCACAGCAGCGCTCAGAGTCACCGGTAACATCCGTCTGCTCTGGAGAATCCAGCCCACATATGGAAGGTTCAGCCCAGCAGCACACCAAACTACCTGAAGCAGAAATATGTTCCTGCTCTCCAGTTTTACACAGCTCACCCAAGAGGTCCAACTGTCTTGATAAAGTGCCTGCTACTGACAGTCCTCTGGAGACGTCGCAGGAGAGCTCCATCAGCAATGAAGGCAGAAACGAAGGGGGAAATGATTTATCAGGTGTTTCAGCCAAAAGTGCCTCACAGAATGGGAAAGAGGAATCCACAGAGGAGGCTGAGGATTGTTTTAGTAAAG ACTGCACAGCAAGTGACAACTCTACGTCTTCACAGCATGATGAGTCAAAAAAAGAGGATGACGGTGTGTTTCTGTCACCCACCAAGTCCCGCACCACTGAGGATCTCTTTGCTATGATTCACAG ATCCAAAAGGAAAGTCTTGGGGAGGATGGACTCCACTGAGCTTGCAACGAGGACCCGCCTCAGTGCCTCATCAGGGAACACAACGCCCAGCAACAATGTCAGCTCCCCCGtctctgtggcatcccctgcCCCTGCTGTGACCCCTCCTGCCCCACACAGAGTGTCGGGGCCCATCTACAGAAACGCAAAAAAGTCCAGCACCTCCAACGAAGATTTCAAACTGCTGCTGCTTAAAAAGGGGAGCCGCTCGGACTCCAGTTACCGCATGTCAGCTGCTGAGATCCTGAAGAGCCCCATCACTCCTAAGTCACCTGGAGATTTTCTGGCTGAGTCACCCAGATCGTCAGAGGAGCCCGCCTCACCCCTACAGGAGTTATTGTTAGACCAAGAACAGCTTTCCAGCCCCTACCCCAAAGCCAATGCCGAGGGCTTCTCCCCCAAATCCTTCCTTACGTCTGCAGCTTCCAGGCAGGGGCGCTCCAGGATCCCGCCGCCTGCCAGCAGCAGCCGCTACAGCGCTCGCAGCCGGCTGTACTCATCGCCCATGCAGGCCATCTCTGAGGGTGAGACTGAGAACTCTGACGGAAGTCCTCACGATGACCACTCCACGTAG